One genomic region from Haloterrigena gelatinilytica encodes:
- a CDS encoding DUF7511 domain-containing protein yields the protein MTERESDTDAETVSEEATSPDPQPADGEISPCYKAYVEHNDDRPDVCTIYSDVTSGDVEETWVRAIGSAFVSRDDVR from the coding sequence GTGACCGAACGAGAGTCAGACACCGACGCCGAGACGGTCTCCGAGGAAGCGACGTCGCCGGATCCGCAGCCGGCGGACGGCGAAATCTCGCCGTGTTACAAGGCCTACGTCGAGCACAACGACGACCGACCGGACGTCTGTACGATCTACTCGGACGTGACGTCGGGCGACGTCGAAGAGACGTGGGTTCGCGCGATCGGTTCGGCGTTCGTCTCTCGAGACGACGTGCGGTGA
- a CDS encoding C2H2-type zinc finger protein, which produces MSYSRSNCDESFQSAAGVTQHVALHHNTCAVCDESFDEADELREHVHSSH; this is translated from the coding sequence ATGTCCTACAGCCGTTCGAACTGCGACGAGTCGTTCCAGTCCGCGGCCGGCGTCACCCAGCACGTCGCGCTCCACCACAACACCTGTGCCGTCTGCGACGAGTCGTTCGACGAGGCCGACGAGCTCCGCGAACACGTCCACTCGAGCCACTGA
- a CDS encoding NAD(P)/FAD-dependent oxidoreductase codes for MTLPRTLDVAIVGAGPAGIGTAVALESLEIEYAVLERDCIGSSFRQWPDEMRLLTPSFPATAFGTRDLNAVTPDTSPALALDREHPTGEQYADYLEAVAAFHEVPVYGDVDVDRVVPGDGTDTESGETDVEADGFTLETSAGPLEADYVVWAAGEYQYPADGSFPGAEHAVHVSTVDSWATYADRWSPDGAETAFDRESSDSDAAPSARVAADGAGAIGPATDDVVIVGGAESGIDAALGLADAGCSVAVLDADGPWQYRSPDPSEVLSPRTSERLERALTEGRPIDLVTDARVASIECVQAGPVRADDGYVLRTTDGDRFRSRAPPLLATGFEGSLAVVDDPFAFDGDAPALTDRDESTETPGLFLVGPQVAHDGQQFCFIYKFRQRFAVVAETIADRLGVDTDPLEAYRERGMFLDDLECCEPEYCDC; via the coding sequence ATGACGCTTCCACGAACGCTCGACGTCGCGATCGTCGGTGCCGGCCCCGCGGGGATCGGTACCGCAGTCGCGCTCGAGTCCCTCGAGATCGAGTACGCCGTCCTCGAGCGCGACTGCATCGGTTCGTCGTTCCGACAGTGGCCCGACGAGATGCGACTGCTGACGCCGTCGTTTCCCGCTACCGCCTTCGGTACCCGCGATCTGAACGCGGTCACGCCCGACACCTCGCCGGCACTGGCGCTGGACCGCGAGCATCCGACCGGCGAGCAGTACGCCGACTACCTCGAGGCCGTCGCCGCGTTTCACGAGGTGCCCGTCTACGGCGACGTCGACGTTGACCGCGTCGTCCCCGGCGACGGTACGGACACTGAGTCGGGCGAGACGGACGTCGAGGCCGACGGTTTCACTCTCGAAACCAGCGCGGGCCCGCTCGAGGCCGACTACGTCGTCTGGGCCGCGGGCGAGTACCAGTACCCGGCGGACGGCTCGTTTCCGGGCGCGGAGCACGCGGTCCACGTCTCGACGGTCGACTCGTGGGCGACCTACGCCGACCGGTGGTCGCCGGACGGTGCCGAGACGGCCTTCGACCGCGAATCTTCGGACTCCGACGCAGCGCCGTCCGCACGCGTCGCGGCCGACGGCGCCGGCGCGATCGGCCCCGCCACGGACGACGTCGTGATCGTCGGCGGCGCCGAGAGCGGCATCGACGCGGCGCTCGGTCTCGCCGACGCCGGCTGCTCGGTCGCCGTGCTCGACGCCGACGGCCCGTGGCAGTACCGCAGTCCCGACCCCAGCGAGGTGCTCTCGCCGCGGACGAGCGAGCGACTCGAGCGAGCGCTGACCGAGGGACGGCCGATCGATCTCGTCACCGACGCGCGCGTCGCGAGTATCGAGTGCGTGCAGGCGGGCCCGGTACGCGCCGACGACGGCTACGTACTCCGGACGACCGACGGCGATCGGTTCCGCTCGCGGGCGCCGCCGCTGCTCGCCACCGGGTTCGAGGGGAGTCTCGCCGTCGTCGACGACCCGTTCGCGTTCGACGGCGACGCGCCGGCGCTGACCGACCGCGACGAGTCGACCGAGACGCCGGGGCTCTTCCTGGTCGGCCCGCAGGTCGCCCACGACGGGCAGCAGTTCTGTTTCATCTACAAGTTCCGCCAGCGCTTCGCCGTCGTCGCCGAGACGATCGCCGACCGACTCGGCGTCGATACCGACCCGCTCGAGGCCTACCGGGAACGGGGGATGTTCCTCGACGATCTCGAGTGCTGCGAGCCGGAGTACTGCGACTGCTGA
- a CDS encoding formyltetrahydrofolate deformylase, whose translation MTTDITEITVIGDDDTGLVANVTSLLFERGVNIEDLDQAVRDGVFRMYLAVDTAEMVCTQETLREDLHELGNDLGLDVQVRFPADRETQQIAVLGTKESHCLEAIFEAWANDELGADIGVVIGNHDDLQPLAEHYDVPFHDIGDEKGQQNEDELLDLLAEYDVDLIVLARYMRILSPNVVFRYEDRIINVHPSLLPAFPGAEAYRQALEEGVRVAGVTAHYVTTDLDQGPIITQRAFDVPDDADIEEMKRRGQPLEADALLEAVKLHLNGDVSVHRGRTSVRENGSEYQLGLPEEIDEVTPDRPVDGIGDVVAKEQ comes from the coding sequence ATGACGACCGACATTACCGAAATCACCGTGATCGGAGACGACGATACGGGACTGGTCGCCAACGTGACCAGCCTCCTGTTCGAGCGCGGAGTCAACATCGAGGATCTCGACCAGGCGGTTCGCGACGGCGTCTTCCGGATGTATCTCGCCGTCGACACCGCCGAGATGGTCTGTACCCAGGAGACGCTCCGCGAGGACCTCCACGAACTCGGGAACGACCTCGGGCTCGACGTTCAGGTCCGGTTCCCCGCCGACCGCGAGACCCAGCAGATCGCCGTTCTCGGCACGAAGGAGAGCCACTGTCTCGAAGCCATCTTCGAGGCGTGGGCAAACGACGAACTCGGCGCCGACATCGGCGTCGTCATCGGCAACCACGACGACCTCCAGCCGCTTGCCGAACACTACGACGTCCCCTTCCACGACATCGGCGACGAGAAGGGCCAGCAAAACGAGGACGAACTGCTCGACCTGCTCGCCGAGTACGACGTCGACCTGATCGTGCTCGCGCGGTACATGCGCATCCTCTCTCCCAACGTGGTCTTCCGCTACGAGGACCGCATCATCAACGTCCACCCCTCCCTGCTGCCCGCCTTCCCCGGCGCCGAAGCGTACCGTCAGGCGCTCGAGGAGGGCGTCCGCGTCGCCGGCGTCACGGCCCACTACGTGACGACCGACTTAGACCAGGGGCCGATCATCACCCAGCGCGCGTTCGACGTCCCCGACGACGCCGACATCGAGGAGATGAAACGCCGCGGCCAGCCCCTCGAAGCCGACGCCCTGCTCGAGGCGGTGAAACTCCACCTCAACGGCGACGTCTCGGTCCACCGCGGCCGGACCTCGGTCCGAGAAAACGGGAGCGAGTACCAGCTCGGCCTCCCCGAGGAGATCGACGAGGTCACGCCGGACCGACCGGTCGACGGTATCGGCGACGTCGTCGCGAAAGAACAGTAG
- a CDS encoding DUF7576 family protein: MADSTDEDAQECRVCGDTVASSANHRVVTAVEDGETVYEHFCSDDCLEIWES; this comes from the coding sequence ATGGCTGATTCGACGGACGAGGACGCACAGGAGTGCCGAGTGTGCGGCGACACCGTTGCATCGTCTGCTAACCACCGCGTCGTGACCGCCGTCGAAGACGGCGAGACCGTCTACGAACACTTCTGTAGCGACGACTGCCTCGAGATCTGGGAGTCGTAG
- a CDS encoding DUF2267 domain-containing protein — protein MQENEFYSLVQEAGHLESMDRAQAASEAVLATLGETLTGGEAEDVAAQLPDELARILEDADHDGAGYDRGAFVDRVGEHLRDTDVEPDDAEQFAEAVTDAVAAALTDGEIQNLKSQLDDGLHPLFEDVTVDPDQL, from the coding sequence ATGCAGGAAAACGAGTTCTACTCGCTCGTTCAGGAAGCCGGACACCTCGAGTCGATGGATCGCGCGCAGGCGGCCAGCGAGGCGGTCCTCGCGACGCTCGGCGAGACGCTGACCGGCGGCGAGGCCGAGGACGTCGCCGCCCAGTTGCCCGACGAACTGGCGCGGATCCTCGAGGACGCCGACCACGACGGCGCCGGCTACGACCGCGGGGCGTTCGTCGACCGCGTCGGCGAGCACCTCCGCGACACCGACGTCGAACCCGACGACGCCGAGCAGTTCGCCGAGGCGGTCACCGACGCCGTCGCCGCCGCGCTCACGGACGGCGAGATTCAGAACCTCAAGTCCCAGCTCGACGACGGCCTCCACCCGCTGTTCGAGGACGTGACGGTCGATCCCGACCAGCTCTGA
- a CDS encoding DUF2267 domain-containing protein encodes MAPRSRAAFVERVRDRAAGYAGGGVPDETDDLEPRVEAVTEALHESIPREERRGLRSQLSDDVEPLFTGASGR; translated from the coding sequence GTGGCGCCACGCTCTCGAGCGGCGTTCGTCGAGCGCGTCCGCGACCGCGCGGCCGGCTACGCGGGCGGCGGCGTGCCCGACGAGACCGACGACCTCGAGCCGCGCGTCGAGGCCGTCACGGAGGCGCTCCATGAGTCGATTCCCCGCGAGGAACGGCGCGGCCTCCGCTCGCAGCTCTCCGACGACGTCGAGCCGCTATTCACCGGCGCGTCCGGCCGATAG
- a CDS encoding acetamidase/formamidase family protein: MSQQDEREVREELSVDQYTLGLVGPDQEWAGTVADGGTIETYTPPGCWGPMVTPEFRGGHEVTRPIRVEGAEVGDAVALHIRDVEVTSMATSTGSMAEREDAFYDDPFVDHRCPECGTEWPETVVEGTGEEAIKCAECGANASSFGFEYGYTVAFDDDHSVGITLDEDAAHELAEDADEVMDIPENSRQHPILLYEPGEMPGTLGRLRPFIGNVGTTPAITMPDSHNAGDFGQYLIGAEHDYGVESEAELEARTDGHMDIPQVRPGATLICPVKVDGAGVYVGDLHANQGDGELSLHTTDVSGTVTMDVEVIEDLELDGPVLLPPEEDLPFISKPYSEDEREAGRELGAEHGVDIEADMGPIQVIGSGATVNDATQNAFDRATKLLDMSEGEVRSRCTFTGGVQIGRLPGVVQLDMLAPLDVLEERGIDHLVRDQYGL; the protein is encoded by the coding sequence ATGTCACAGCAAGACGAGCGAGAAGTCCGAGAGGAACTGTCCGTCGATCAGTACACGCTCGGTCTCGTCGGGCCCGATCAGGAGTGGGCGGGCACCGTCGCGGACGGGGGGACGATCGAGACGTACACGCCGCCGGGCTGTTGGGGACCCATGGTGACACCCGAGTTCCGCGGCGGCCACGAGGTCACGCGACCGATCCGCGTCGAGGGCGCCGAGGTCGGCGACGCCGTCGCCTTACACATCCGGGACGTCGAGGTGACGAGCATGGCCACGAGCACGGGGTCGATGGCCGAACGCGAGGACGCCTTCTACGACGACCCGTTCGTCGACCACCGCTGTCCGGAGTGTGGCACCGAGTGGCCCGAAACGGTCGTCGAGGGCACCGGCGAGGAGGCGATCAAGTGCGCCGAGTGCGGCGCGAACGCCTCCTCCTTCGGCTTCGAGTACGGCTACACCGTCGCCTTCGACGACGACCACAGCGTCGGGATCACGCTCGACGAGGACGCCGCCCACGAACTCGCCGAGGACGCCGACGAGGTGATGGACATCCCCGAGAACTCCCGACAACACCCCATCCTGCTGTACGAACCCGGCGAGATGCCCGGCACGCTGGGTCGCCTGCGTCCGTTCATCGGGAACGTCGGAACGACGCCGGCGATCACGATGCCCGACTCGCACAACGCGGGCGACTTCGGCCAGTACCTCATCGGCGCCGAACACGACTACGGCGTCGAGAGCGAGGCGGAACTCGAGGCCCGCACGGACGGTCACATGGACATCCCCCAAGTGCGGCCGGGCGCGACCCTGATCTGTCCAGTCAAGGTCGACGGCGCCGGCGTCTACGTCGGCGACCTCCACGCCAACCAGGGCGACGGCGAACTCTCCCTGCACACGACCGACGTGAGCGGCACCGTCACGATGGACGTCGAGGTCATCGAGGACCTCGAGTTAGACGGGCCCGTCCTGCTGCCGCCCGAGGAGGACCTGCCCTTTATCAGCAAACCCTACAGCGAGGACGAACGCGAGGCGGGTCGCGAACTCGGCGCCGAACACGGCGTCGATATCGAGGCCGACATGGGCCCGATCCAGGTGATCGGCTCCGGCGCGACGGTCAACGACGCCACGCAGAACGCCTTCGACCGCGCCACGAAACTGCTGGACATGAGTGAGGGCGAGGTCCGCTCGCGGTGTACGTTCACCGGCGGCGTCCAGATCGGTCGGCTGCCCGGCGTCGTCCAACTCGACATGCTCGCGCCGCTGGACGTGCTCGAGGAGCGGGGGATCGACCACCTGGTGCGCGACCAGTACGGGCTGTAG
- a CDS encoding HalOD1 output domain-containing protein, with translation MSPSNSNFTGDPDPPIHIEQQFDSDTPPSLAIVRAIAAVENVDPVKSPSALGITLSDHIDPSALDQLIGKDSEDSVTIDFTIQNSHQYSVRVQDTNLVIERASE, from the coding sequence ATGTCCCCTTCAAATTCGAATTTCACTGGCGATCCGGATCCCCCGATCCACATTGAACAGCAGTTCGACAGCGATACGCCGCCGAGTCTCGCTATCGTGCGAGCGATCGCCGCCGTTGAAAACGTTGATCCGGTGAAATCCCCCTCGGCTCTCGGAATCACGCTTTCCGACCACATCGACCCGTCAGCACTCGATCAGCTCATAGGGAAGGACAGCGAAGACAGCGTTACTATCGATTTCACGATTCAGAACAGCCATCAGTACTCCGTGCGGGTGCAAGATACCAACCTCGTCATAGAACGGGCATCTGAGTAA
- a CDS encoding MoaD/ThiS family protein, with the protein MEITVYGPLRSATGAKTVSIEFDGGTVADAVATFVDAYPRAEPHLYDGDDRNELRSSVRVTVDGERATMDDRVPANASMTLMPAVQGGTR; encoded by the coding sequence ATGGAGATCACGGTGTACGGACCGCTGCGGAGCGCGACCGGCGCGAAGACGGTCTCGATCGAGTTCGACGGCGGGACCGTCGCCGACGCCGTCGCGACGTTCGTCGACGCCTACCCGCGGGCGGAGCCGCACCTCTACGACGGCGATGACCGCAACGAACTACGCTCGAGCGTCCGGGTGACGGTCGACGGCGAGCGCGCTACGATGGACGATCGGGTTCCGGCGAACGCGTCGATGACGCTGATGCCCGCGGTACAGGGCGGAACTCGGTAG
- a CDS encoding phosphoribosylaminoimidazolesuccinocarboxamide synthase: protein MTSVKEFRIEEEATAEELGAGSFVFTDAYSVFDWGQMPDRIPDKGASLCAMGAFNFELLESEGVPTHYRGVVESGEVVPLAETSSPPWEMAIDLTQVPDLPHEGRSYDYDSYHDAAGSNYLVPLEIVFRNRVPVGSSLRRRTEPADHGLAFDEWPDEAVDLEEPIVEFTTKYEESDRQLDRAEADDIAGRADIEELESLAREVNRIVTEQAESAGLTHEDGKIECLYYDGEIRVGDVVGTFDENRFSYEGTQLSKEVLRQYHKRTQPDWVEAVDAAKAEAKRNDVADWKSLCDEEPEPLDDGVIETARDLYCAGANAYTGRELFDAPPLSSAIGAVRRL from the coding sequence GTGACGAGCGTCAAGGAGTTCCGGATCGAGGAGGAAGCGACCGCCGAGGAACTCGGCGCGGGGTCGTTCGTCTTCACCGACGCCTACTCCGTCTTCGACTGGGGCCAGATGCCCGATCGCATCCCCGACAAGGGCGCCAGCCTCTGTGCGATGGGCGCCTTCAACTTCGAACTGCTCGAGTCCGAGGGCGTCCCGACTCACTACCGCGGGGTCGTCGAGTCGGGCGAGGTCGTCCCGCTCGCGGAGACCTCGAGCCCGCCCTGGGAGATGGCCATCGACCTCACGCAGGTCCCCGACCTCCCCCACGAGGGCCGGAGCTACGACTACGACAGCTACCACGACGCCGCGGGATCGAACTACCTCGTCCCGCTGGAGATCGTCTTCCGGAACCGCGTCCCCGTCGGCTCGAGCCTGCGCCGCCGGACCGAGCCCGCGGATCACGGCCTCGCGTTCGACGAGTGGCCCGACGAGGCCGTCGATCTCGAGGAGCCGATCGTCGAGTTCACGACGAAGTACGAGGAGAGCGACCGCCAACTCGACCGCGCCGAGGCCGACGACATCGCCGGCCGGGCCGATATCGAGGAGCTCGAGTCCCTCGCCCGCGAGGTCAACCGGATCGTCACCGAGCAGGCCGAATCGGCCGGACTGACCCACGAAGACGGGAAGATCGAGTGTCTCTACTACGACGGCGAGATCCGCGTGGGCGACGTCGTCGGTACGTTCGACGAGAACCGCTTCAGCTACGAGGGCACCCAGCTCTCGAAGGAGGTCCTCCGCCAGTACCACAAGCGCACCCAGCCCGACTGGGTCGAGGCCGTCGACGCCGCCAAGGCCGAGGCCAAACGAAACGACGTCGCCGACTGGAAGTCGCTGTGCGACGAGGAGCCCGAACCGCTCGACGACGGCGTCATCGAGACCGCTCGCGACCTCTACTGCGCCGGCGCGAACGCCTACACCGGGCGGGAACTGTTCGACGCGCCGCCGCTCTCGAGCGCGATCGGCGCGGTCAGGCGGCTCTGA
- the cofH gene encoding 7,8-didemethyl-8-hydroxy-5-deazariboflavin synthase subunit CofH, which produces MERPVTEADLTFDHVPQTDQSFENALEKARDGDRLTVDDAIELFTTGTDGEGIDQRRKERVLEAADRRRAEVVGEEVTFVANLNNNVTTACNVGCLFCNFKDAAHTFESDAEVETAGFTKTPDESREIVADAVDRGIYEVTSVSGLHPAFALDAEHREILEAHPEPKEINYKPPERYDTSPGTYTDQIAAMSVDGVHVHSMTPEEAYHARRGTDWSYEEVFRRLKDAGLDTVPGTAAEILVEEVRDVICPGKIGTEEWLEAMEAAADVGLGMTATIMYGHVENEAHRALHLKRIRDLQDRTGNITEFVPLSFIHQNTPLFEHDVVSSGPSIDEDELMIAVSRLFLDNVDHVQSSWVKYGDEQGLKMLSCGADDYMGTILSEEITKRAGGGYGEFRSFEDYVEMISSIGRVPVERSTDYEKRRVIDPENPPFGPQLGPNADGTPLLTADERAERALPADD; this is translated from the coding sequence ATGGAGCGACCGGTGACCGAGGCCGACCTCACGTTCGACCACGTCCCCCAGACCGACCAGTCCTTCGAGAACGCACTCGAGAAGGCCCGCGACGGCGACCGGCTCACCGTCGACGACGCCATCGAGCTGTTCACGACGGGCACCGACGGCGAGGGTATCGACCAACGACGCAAGGAGCGGGTCCTCGAGGCCGCCGACCGCCGGCGCGCCGAGGTCGTCGGCGAGGAGGTTACCTTCGTCGCCAACCTGAACAACAACGTCACGACCGCCTGTAACGTGGGCTGTCTGTTCTGTAACTTCAAGGACGCCGCCCACACCTTCGAGAGCGACGCCGAGGTCGAGACCGCCGGCTTCACGAAGACGCCCGACGAGTCCCGCGAGATCGTCGCCGACGCCGTCGATCGGGGCATCTACGAGGTCACCTCGGTCTCCGGTCTGCACCCCGCTTTCGCGCTCGACGCGGAGCACCGCGAGATCCTCGAGGCCCACCCCGAGCCCAAGGAGATCAACTACAAGCCGCCCGAACGCTACGACACGAGCCCCGGCACCTACACCGACCAGATCGCAGCGATGAGCGTCGACGGCGTCCACGTCCACTCGATGACCCCCGAGGAGGCCTACCACGCCCGCCGCGGGACCGACTGGTCCTACGAGGAGGTCTTCCGGCGGCTCAAGGACGCGGGGCTGGACACCGTTCCCGGCACCGCGGCCGAGATCCTCGTCGAGGAGGTCCGCGACGTCATCTGTCCCGGCAAGATCGGTACCGAGGAGTGGCTCGAGGCGATGGAGGCCGCCGCCGACGTCGGCCTCGGAATGACGGCGACGATCATGTACGGCCACGTCGAGAACGAGGCCCACCGCGCGCTGCACTTGAAACGGATCCGCGACCTGCAGGACCGGACCGGGAACATCACGGAGTTCGTCCCCCTCTCCTTTATCCACCAGAACACGCCGCTGTTCGAACACGACGTGGTCTCGAGCGGCCCGAGCATCGACGAGGACGAACTCATGATCGCCGTCTCGCGGCTCTTCCTCGACAACGTCGATCACGTCCAGTCCTCGTGGGTCAAGTACGGCGACGAGCAGGGCCTGAAGATGCTCTCCTGTGGCGCCGACGACTACATGGGGACGATTCTCTCCGAGGAGATCACCAAGCGCGCCGGCGGCGGCTACGGCGAGTTCCGATCCTTCGAGGACTACGTCGAGATGATCTCCTCGATCGGTCGCGTCCCGGTCGAGCGCTCGACCGACTACGAGAAACGGCGCGTCATCGACCCCGAGAATCCGCCGTTCGGCCCGCAACTGGGTCCGAACGCCGACGGCACGCCGCTGCTCACCGCGGACGAACGCGCCGAGCGGGCGCTGCCGGCCGACGACTGA
- a CDS encoding SDR family NAD(P)-dependent oxidoreductase, translated as MRLDNKTAVITGAGSGLGREAATLFAEEGATIVAADIDLESAEETVDRVEEAGRDGAAVELDVRDADAVHAAVDEAVEEFGLDIVVNNAGVSHQRTKIEEIDEGERDRVIDVNVKGVWNGCHAAIPHFKEQGSGAIVNTASLAGVIGAPELGAYSLSKGAVVNFTRTVAAGVGPAGVRANAVCPGVTDTAMPRKNRTEEEWETAKEEMARYYPLKRLGKPEDIANAMLFLASDEADWITGQALVVDGGFSCS; from the coding sequence ATGCGACTAGATAACAAGACAGCGGTTATCACGGGAGCGGGCTCCGGCCTGGGCCGCGAAGCGGCGACGCTGTTCGCCGAGGAGGGAGCGACGATCGTCGCCGCCGATATCGACCTCGAGAGCGCCGAGGAGACGGTCGACCGAGTGGAAGAAGCAGGCCGGGACGGAGCCGCCGTCGAACTGGACGTCCGCGACGCCGACGCGGTCCACGCGGCCGTCGACGAGGCGGTCGAGGAGTTCGGCCTCGATATCGTGGTCAACAACGCGGGCGTGAGCCACCAGCGCACGAAGATCGAGGAGATCGACGAGGGCGAGCGCGATCGGGTCATCGACGTCAACGTCAAGGGCGTCTGGAACGGTTGCCACGCCGCGATTCCGCACTTCAAGGAGCAGGGATCGGGCGCGATCGTCAACACCGCGTCGCTGGCGGGCGTCATCGGCGCGCCGGAGCTCGGCGCCTACTCGCTGTCGAAGGGCGCGGTCGTCAACTTCACGCGAACCGTCGCTGCGGGAGTCGGTCCGGCCGGCGTCCGAGCGAACGCGGTCTGTCCGGGCGTGACGGATACGGCGATGCCCCGGAAGAACCGCACCGAAGAAGAGTGGGAGACCGCGAAAGAGGAGATGGCTCGTTATTATCCGCTCAAACGGCTCGGGAAACCTGAGGACATCGCCAACGCGATGCTGTTCCTGGCGAGCGACGAGGCCGATTGGATCACCGGCCAGGCGCTGGTCGTCGACGGGGGCTTCTCCTGTTCGTAG
- the gvpH gene encoding gas vesicle protein GvpH: MSDERSSDGDDTAAEDDDDERADATGFRLEAGLRPLKELLGALIEVTVTDAPPPTTETTDRSTVDDETRRPSDEPRRTIEADRTRTKRHRRSPADECLVDTRREAREFVVTADVLGASRDDLSVGIDPRTNDLVIGVNGTVVERVDPPWRSVEATTVWFNNGILEVRLRPDES; this comes from the coding sequence ATGAGCGACGAGCGGTCGTCGGATGGAGACGACACGGCCGCCGAGGACGATGACGACGAGCGAGCGGACGCGACCGGCTTCCGTCTCGAGGCGGGCCTGCGGCCGCTAAAGGAGTTGCTCGGGGCCCTGATCGAAGTGACCGTCACCGACGCCCCGCCACCGACGACGGAAACGACCGACCGGTCGACCGTCGACGACGAAACGCGACGACCGTCGGACGAGCCCCGGCGGACGATCGAAGCAGATCGCACGCGAACGAAGCGCCACCGTCGGTCACCGGCCGACGAGTGTCTGGTCGATACCCGGCGCGAAGCACGGGAGTTCGTCGTCACCGCCGACGTTCTCGGCGCGAGCAGGGACGATCTCTCCGTCGGAATCGATCCCCGGACGAACGACCTCGTGATCGGCGTGAACGGAACCGTCGTCGAGCGCGTCGATCCGCCCTGGCGGTCGGTCGAGGCGACGACCGTCTGGTTCAACAACGGCATCCTCGAGGTTCGGCTGCGACCGGACGAGTCCTGA
- the cofG gene encoding 7,8-didemethyl-8-hydroxy-5-deazariboflavin synthase subunit CofG, with the protein MFPGASEYGVDIAVDDAAVEDLLEVTPADVDAPPALTFSRNVFVPLTTACRYTCTYCTYFDPPGQASLLSLEEVREICQRGADAGCTEALFTFGDDPDDRYTEIHAQLEEWGHDSIHGYLREACEVALEEGLLPHANPGDQTREQMAEVADVNASMGVMLETTAEVQAHGGPRSKEPGQRLRTIENAGKLDVAFTTGILVGIGESWRDRAESLLAIREMHERYDHIQEVIVQPVVDNERWSDGSPDLATMRHVTAMARVALPEEISVQVPPNLAPAKELIDCGVDDLGGVSPVTDDHINPEYEWPALRELEEIADSAELPLGERLPVYERFLPEDLRTDGFDGVAADGTVGATGRREPNADREWISPTIRDALEGDGEAGQRYRAVLESTGY; encoded by the coding sequence ATGTTCCCCGGGGCGAGCGAGTACGGCGTCGACATCGCGGTCGACGACGCGGCGGTCGAGGACCTCCTCGAGGTCACGCCCGCCGACGTCGACGCGCCGCCCGCGCTGACCTTCTCGCGAAACGTCTTCGTACCGCTGACGACGGCCTGCCGCTACACCTGTACCTACTGCACGTACTTCGATCCGCCCGGACAGGCCTCGCTGCTCTCTCTCGAGGAGGTTCGCGAGATTTGCCAACGGGGTGCCGACGCGGGCTGTACCGAGGCGCTGTTCACCTTCGGCGACGACCCCGACGACCGCTACACCGAAATCCACGCGCAACTCGAGGAGTGGGGCCACGACTCGATTCACGGCTACCTGCGCGAGGCCTGCGAGGTCGCCCTGGAGGAGGGGCTACTTCCCCACGCCAATCCGGGCGACCAGACCCGCGAGCAGATGGCCGAGGTGGCCGACGTCAACGCCAGCATGGGCGTGATGCTCGAGACGACCGCCGAGGTTCAGGCCCACGGCGGCCCGCGCAGCAAGGAACCGGGCCAGCGCCTGCGGACGATCGAGAACGCCGGGAAACTCGACGTCGCTTTTACTACTGGAATTCTCGTCGGGATCGGCGAATCGTGGCGCGACCGAGCCGAGAGCCTACTCGCGATCCGCGAGATGCACGAGCGCTACGACCACATCCAGGAAGTGATCGTCCAGCCCGTCGTCGACAACGAGCGCTGGTCGGACGGATCGCCCGACCTCGCGACGATGCGCCACGTGACGGCGATGGCCCGCGTCGCCCTCCCCGAGGAGATCTCGGTTCAGGTGCCGCCGAACCTCGCGCCCGCAAAGGAACTGATCGACTGCGGCGTCGACGATCTCGGCGGCGTCTCGCCGGTGACCGACGACCACATCAACCCCGAGTACGAGTGGCCCGCGCTGCGCGAACTCGAGGAGATCGCCGACTCGGCGGAGCTGCCGCTGGGGGAGCGACTCCCGGTCTACGAGCGGTTCCTTCCCGAGGACCTTCGAACCGACGGGTTCGACGGCGTCGCCGCCGACGGCACGGTCGGTGCGACCGGTCGTCGAGAGCCGAACGCGGACCGCGAGTGGATCTCGCCGACGATCCGCGACGCGCTCGAAGGAGACGGCGAGGCCGGACAGCGATATCGAGCGGTGCTCGAGTCGACCGGCTACTGA